The DNA region CTGGTCTCGCCCTACGGCGAGACGCTGGCCACCACGAGCCCCGCCGCCGACGGCACCTACTCCTTCGGCGAGCTCGCCACCCAGGACGGCTACACCGTCCGGCTGAGCCAGCCCGAGGGGTGTGTGACCGTCGGAGAGACCGAAACGACCGTCAGCAACCGCGGCAACGACGGCGACCCCGCCTCACGAGCCGACTTCGACGTACGCCAGGTGATCCCGCAGCCGATCAGCGGCACCGTACGTGACGACGCCGGTGCCCCGGTCCCCGGCGCGACCGTGACCCTCACCCGTCCTGACGGCACCACCGCGACCACGACCACCGGCACCGACGGCAGCTACCTCTTCGACGACAACGGGGCCGGCACGGGCTACTCGGTGACCCTCACCGTGCCCGCCGGCTACACCGCGGGCCCCGACGGCACGACCCGCTCCGACATCACCGTCGACGACACCCCGATCACCGACCAGGACTTCGTGGTCGACCAGCTGGCCAGCGTCTCGGGCACCGTGACCGGTGGCGGCAGCGGGCTCGGCGGCGTCCAGGTGCGCCTGGTGCCCGCCGGCGGCGGCGACCCGATCACCACCGTCACCGACGGCGACGGCAACTACACGCTCGACGGGGTGCCGCCCGGCGACTACACCGCGGAGATCGACGCGCCCGAGGGCTACTCGGGCGCCACCACGCGACCCGTCACGGTCGCCTCGACCGACGTGACCGGGGTCGACTTCGACCTCACCCGCCCCGGATCGATCGCCGGGCGGGTCACCGACGCCTCGAGCGGCGACCCGGTCGCCGGTGTCACCGTCATCGTCGACGGTCCCGACGGCCCGTTCGAGGTCACGACCGACGACGCGGGTGGCTACATCGTCGAGGACCTTCCGCCGGGCGACTACACGATCACCGTCACCGCGCCCGACGGGATGCGTGTCGTGGGCGAGGCCTCGCGCACGGTCACGATCACCTCCGCCGGGGAGATCCACGGCGGGCAGGACTTCCGGGTCGACGAGGTCGCCTCGCCGAGCCCGACGCCGGACCCGACCCCGACACCGGACCCGACGCCCACGCCGGACCCGACGCCCGAGCCGACCCCGACACCGGACCCGACCCCGGCGCCGGAGCCGACCGACGTCCCGACCCCGGGCGGAGATGAGAATCCGCCGACGGCCCCGAACCCGGGACCGCCGACGGAGAGCTCACCTCAGAGCTCGTTGCCCGACACCGGCGGCCCATCGTGGATCTTCGCCGCGCTCGGCGTCTCCCTCGTGCTCGCCGGCACCGTGCTCACCGTGACGGCTCGTCTACGCACCCGAAGGCACGGTTGACCTCTT from Nocardioides luteus includes:
- a CDS encoding MSCRAMM family protein, with amino-acid sequence MFNRACLALALLAGVFVTVLSPAPAHAMTDSWAEWAPVSGTSNDYSTTMTQRSAGFPAAQMASDSRANVALPSGASTFLDAGTPPGAKYGSSRGSAYINLRPKADTPSGASTTTYTFANPTPDTGWAFVLGDIDSDQVQIRATDENGEDVPAAAISAWFQGPFNYAGGTDQPTWNPATSTLTGNPTATDTNGASGWYEPDIRLTSLTFVFTRRAGFPVYQTWFVSRARPIGGTVTDVSTSGSCPVEDSVLTLVSPYGETLATTSPAADGTYSFGELATQDGYTVRLSQPEGCVTVGETETTVSNRGNDGDPASRADFDVRQVIPQPISGTVRDDAGAPVPGATVTLTRPDGTTATTTTGTDGSYLFDDNGAGTGYSVTLTVPAGYTAGPDGTTRSDITVDDTPITDQDFVVDQLASVSGTVTGGGSGLGGVQVRLVPAGGGDPITTVTDGDGNYTLDGVPPGDYTAEIDAPEGYSGATTRPVTVASTDVTGVDFDLTRPGSIAGRVTDASSGDPVAGVTVIVDGPDGPFEVTTDDAGGYIVEDLPPGDYTITVTAPDGMRVVGEASRTVTITSAGEIHGGQDFRVDEVASPSPTPDPTPTPDPTPTPDPTPEPTPTPDPTPAPEPTDVPTPGGDENPPTAPNPGPPTESSPQSSLPDTGGPSWIFAALGVSLVLAGTVLTVTARLRTRRHG